CAATCTCGCCCTCGTCGATGGACGCAAGCGTCCCGGCGTAGAGCTCGATCATGCGCGCTTCTTCTTCCGGCGAGTACTCGTCCTCGTCCCAGCGGTTGTCGCCGTGGGCTAAGAGGCGGAGGGCTCCGCGGTCGTGATCGCGCCGGATGGTAGCGGTGTCGTGCGTGTCGTCGGTTTCGAGTTCAGGCATACCGGACTGATTCTCCTGATCGCGGATCGGTTCGCTCGCCGCGCCGAGGTTTGAGTGGACGATAAGTGGCCCGGTGCCTAGCGCGCCGGGCAGGAACCCTCAAACCTAGTGGTCAAGAGTTGGACAGGCAAGTCGCGGCAGCACGCACACTTGGACAGGCGGACAAAACGGACAGGGCCGGACAAAGCCGGACGTCCGCCCGGTCGACTAGCGCTCGACTCTTGCCAGGTGTTCAGCCGTATCCGCCTGTCCGGTCGTGCCCGGCCTTGTCCGCCTTTAAGGCGTTCCGGCACACGACGCGCTTGAAGATTGGTTTCGCGCCGAAGCTGAAAAGAAGGCCTACTTCGAATCGCGTCGCCCGCAGATAACTGAACAACTGCTTGCTGCCGTAGTCTAACGCAGACTCCGCAGCTTTGACTTCGACGACTACCTGCTGGTCGACAACCATGTCGAGGCGTTGAAGCCCGATCCGCTCCCCTCGGAAGAACACTGGCACACTGGTCTCCCGCGCCACGTCGTGGCCGCGCCGGCACAACTCGCACTGGAGCGCCGCAACGTAAATGTGCTCGAGAAACCCTGACCCCAATTCATCATACACTGCGTAGAACGCGCCAATCGCCGATCCGGTCAACGTTTCGCTGATGAGGCCGATGTGTTTCATGACTGACGTGTACAACGAAAACCACGGGACAACATCAGCACTCTATGTTTGCGTTGGGCTCTTTCGTTGCGCGCCTCCCTCGAAACCCGAGAGGAAGGCGCTGGCCCTCGAGCTGCCGACTTTGTCCGGCCTTGTCCGCCTGTAGTCCGCCCTTCGCTGTTAATCCGGCTTTGTCTGGCACTGTCCGGCCTTGTCCGCCTGTAGTCCGCCCTTCGCTGTTAATCCGGCTTTGTCCGGCACTGTCCGGCCTTGTCCGCCTGTAGTCCGCCCTTCGCTGTTAATCCGGCTTTGTCCGGCACTGTCCGGCCTTGTCCGCCTGTTGTCCGCCCTTCGCTGTTAATCCGGCTTTGTCCGGCACTGTCCGGCCTTGTCCGCCTGTTGTCCGCCCTACCGGAGCACCTTCACGAGCGCCACGATGCGCTCGACCTGTTCTTCCTGCGTCAGGTAGGTGGTGTCGATGAGCACGGCGTCTTTGGATTGGACCGTCTGCGTGGAATCGCGCGCGTCGCGTTGCACGAGGCGCTCGGTTTCTTCCGCGATTTCCTGATCGGCCGGCGAGCGGCCTAACCGTTGGATGAGTCGCCGGCGGGCGCGCTCCCACGGATCGGCAATGAGAAAAATTTTGAGATGCGCCTCGGGGAAGACCACCGTGCCGATATCGCGCCCGTCGACGACGACGCTCCGGCCGTTGGCGAGCGTGCGCACCTGCCCGTTCACCCAGTCGCGCACGCCGCGCATCTGTGCGACTCGCGACACGTGCTGCGTCACCGCGCCGCCTCGCATGTCCTGCTCGAGCTCGACGCCATCCACGAGCAGGACGAATGCGCGGCCTTCGTCGCGAGCCGACACGCGTCGGGCGGCACGGAGCACATCGGACTCGTCCCACTGATAGCCATCGGGCGACGCGCGCAGCACGGCGGCGGTCGCGGCACGGTAGAGTGCGCCGGAGTCGATGTGGTAGAAGCCTAACCGCTCCGACACCCAGCGCGCCGTGGACGACTTGCCCGCCGCGGCCGGACCATCGATGGCGACGATGATCGGCGTGTGAGGATCGCGGATCCGCGGAACGTACGGCGGCGTCGGATGGCTCATCGATCGACTCGGGGCGTGTCGTGTGCGGTCACGAGACGATCGCGCGGGCGATGTCGTCCCAGAATTGCGGATACGACACGGCGACGCACGCGGTGTCATCGATGTCGATGGCGCTGTTGGGCAGCGCGCGCAGGACGCCGAACGCCATCGCAATGCGGTGATCGCCGTGCGTGACGACGCGCCCGCGCAGCGCCCGGTCGGAGCCCTCGATGCACATACCATCCGGCAGCTCGTCGGCGTTCACGCCGAGCGCGCGAAGATTGGCGACGACGGTGGCGATCCGGTCGCTCTCTTTGACGCGCAACTCTTCCGCGCCGCGGATGGTCGTGACGCCGCGCGCGCGCGACGCGAGACATGCGACGAGCGGAAGCTCATCGATCATCGCCGGCACATCGTCGCGGCCGAGCTCGATCGCCGCGAGCTCCGACGGACGGGCGACGATCGTGCCGACCGGCTCCCCGCCCTGCGCCTCGCCCGGATCGAGCGTGACGTTCGCGTCCATGCGCGAGAGCGCGCCGTAGAAACCGGTGCGAGTCGGGTTGAGACACACATCCGGCAGCTTGATCTCGCCCTCTGATGCGAGCACGGCCAACGCCGTGAGAAACGCGGCCGAGCTGGGATCGGCCGGAATGCGCATGTGGAGCGGTGCGAGACGGCCGGCGGGCGCGAGGCGGACACTCGTCCCCCGCACGTCGACGGTCGCGCCTAACGCAGCCAGCATGCGCTCGGTATGATCGCGGGACCGCGCGGGCTCGTGCACCGTGACCGCGACGCCGGCGGCCACGCCGGCGAGCAGAATGGCGCTCTTTACTTGCGCGCTCGCTGTTTCCGAGCGCCACTCGATGCTCCGGAGATTCCCTCCGCGCACCGTCATGGGCAGCCCATCGGCGGGTGCGACATCGACCGTCGCGCCCATTTCGCGCAAGGGCTGGGCGATGCGGCGCATCGGTCGCCGGCTCAGGCTCGCGTCGCCGACGAAGCGGCTCGTGAACGGCAGCGCGGCCGCGACACCGGCGACGAGCCGCGTGGTCGTGCCGCTGTTTCCACACTCGAGATCGGCGACCGGCGCGGTGAGACGGCGCGGGCCGCGCCCAACGATTGTCACGTCGGCCGACAGCGGCGGGATGGGCACGCCGAGCGCGCCTAACACGCTGGCCGTGCTGTGGACGTCGGCGGAGGGCAGAATGTCCCGGATCCTCGATGCGCCCTCGCCGAGCGCGGCGAAAATCAACGCGCGGTGGGACAGCGATTTATCTCCGGGAACACGGATAACGCCGCCGACTTTCATGCGCGGCGCTCTCCGCCGTTGCCTCCAGCGGCCTCGCGCCGCCAGTTCATCGCGCGCTCCCAGATTGCGGCCAGCTCCTTCTCGTCGCCGGCGTCGAGCGTCCGCCGGAGCGTCGCGATGGCCGCTTCGAGCTGGGTCAACGCCGCACGCAGCTCATCCGGCGCGCCGCGGAGCAGCAGCGGCCAGGCGCCTAACGGAGTCGCGGCCAGGCGCGTCGTGTCGCGCGCGCCCGAGCCCGTGGACGCCGGGGCGACATCGGCGGCGGCCATCGTGTGCGCGAGCGCGGTCGCGGTAAGCTGCGGCAGGTGGCTCACCCACGCCATCAACCGGTCGTGGTCGGGCGCGGGGCGATAGTCGATCCGATGCGCCCCCGCCGTGCGCCACAGCCACTCGGCCGCCCGGCGCCCGCGCAGGTCGAGCCGATCTTCGATGCAGACGGTGGCGCCCACGAACATGTTGGCGCGCGACGCCGCAAACCCGTGGTCGTGCGACCCGGAGAGCGGATGCGTGCCCACGACGCCGTGCCAAGTCGCCTCGTCCGTGCCTAACGCTTCGCGGCGCTGGAGGCCGCCGACGTGAAAGATGCGCGTCGGAGGCAGCGCCACCTCGAGCACGGCGCTCGCCACCTCGGCGATCCGCCCGAACGGTACCGCGAGCACCACCGACGTCGTGCCCTCGCACAGCTCCGCGAGCGGCGACGCGCCGCCCGCAACGCGAATGCCCGCCTCCGCGGCCAGCTCGCGATCGCTGGTCGACGTGCTCCACCCCCGCACATCCACGCCTTGCGCCGTGAGCGCCCGTGCGAGCGAGCCGCCTATGCAGCCGAGTCCGACGATCGCAACCGGCCGTCGCGCACGCGTCGCCGATGTCATCGCAGCAACTGCTCGAGCGCGGTGGAGGCGTCGGTTCCCGCGTCGCGATATTTCACGATCACCGGCGCCTGCACCGACAGGCCGAGGGCCTTGGCCCATTCGCCGGCCATGGGGCGGGTGCCCGGCACGACGACGGCGCCGGCGGGAATCTCGAGCGGCGCGTCTCCGTTAGACCGATAGGTCGTTTTGCGCACGGCGTCGAACACCGGCACGCCGCGCGTGAGCACGACGCCGGCGGCGAGCACGGCGCCCTCCCGGACCACGGTGCCTTCGTACACACCCGTGTTGCCGCCCACGAACACGTCGTCTTCGATGACCACCGGCGCGGCGTTCACCGGTTCGAGCACGCCGCCGATCTGGGCCGCGGCGCTCAAATGGACGCGCGCGCCGATCTGCGCGCAGGAACCAACCAACGCGTGCGAGTCGATCATCGTGTTGGTCCCGACCCAGGCGCCGACATTGACGTACATCGGCGGCATGCAGACGACTCCCTTGGCGAGAAACGCGCCGCGCCTCACGGTCGAGCCGCCGGGCACGATGCGGACGCCCTGCGACTGCTGGATCGCCTGCGCCGGATAGAGGTGCTTGTCGAAAAAGCGAAACGACGACTTGCCGCCTAACGACATGTCCACGACGTGGCCGACGCGAAAGCCGAGGAGGATGCCCTGCTTCACCCAGGCGACGGCGCGCCACACGCCATCCTCGCCGCGCTCCGCCGCGCGCACTTCGCCCCGCTCGAGCGCGCCGAGCAGCGCGGTGACGGTTCGTTCCACGTCATCGACCGGCATGTCGGCGGCGGGCGTCTCGGCGAATTCGCCGATGCGCTGGCGCACGACTGCCAGGTCGGGGAACGGCATCGCATAGCTCATGCGAGCGCCCCCGCGGTCACGAGCGCCGCGCGCACATCGGGCGCGAGCTCCTCGCGGAGCGGGACTAACGGAAGCCGCAGCACGTTGCGCGCGCGGCCGAGCATCGCCAGGGCCGCCTTGACCGGAATCGGGTTCGACTCGATGAAGGCCGCCCGCATCCATGGCGTGAGCTGCTCGTGGAGGGCGCGCGCCGCGGCGAAGTCGCCGGAGCGGCAGCATTCGACGAGTCTCGCCATCGGCTTCGGCGTCGCGTTCGACACCACGGAGATGATGCCGTCTCCGCCGGCGGCCATCACCGCCAGGGTGAGCGAGTCGTCGCCCGACAACACCGAGAAACGCTCCGGCCGATCGCGGATGATGTCCATGATCTGCCCGAGATTCCCCGAGGCTTCTTTCACCGCGATGATCGAAGGAATCTCGGCCAGCGCGAGAGTCGTCCGCGCGTCGATGTTGCTCCCCGTGCGGCCGGGCACGTTGTACACGATCAGCGGCAGGTCGGTGGAGTCGGCGATCGCGCGGAAATGGGCGATGATGCCGCGCTGCGGCGGCTTGTTGTACATCGGGCTCACGTGCAGCAGGTGCGTCGCACCCGCCTTGCGCATCTCGGCGGAGAGCGCGATGGCCTTGTGCGTGTCGTTCGACCCCGCGCCCGCGACGACCGGAACGCGACCGCGCGCTTGGTCGACCACGATCTCGACCACGCGACGGTGCTCGGCCACGCTCATCGTGGCGGCCTCGCCGGTCGATCCGCACGGCACGAGGAAGTGTACGCCTTCGTCGATTTGCCAATCGACGATCGCCCGTAAGGCGCCTTCATCGATCGCGCCATCGGCGGCGAACGGCGTGGCGAGCGCAGTGCCGCAGCCGAAGAATCGCGTCGCAGGCGTCATGCTGATGGTCCCTCGGACAGAAGAAAGTCGCGCATCGTGTACACGCCGCGGCGGCCGACGAGCCAGCGCGCGGCCAGGAGCGCGCCTTGCGCGAACACCCGGCGATCGCGCGCCTCGTGGACCACGCGAATCTGTTCGAAGGCGGCGTCGAGCAGCAGCTCGTGCGTGCCGGGGACGGCGCCGACGCGCACGCTGCTCACCGGAATGTCGCTTCCGAAGGCCGTCGACGCGAGGCGCTGGAGGGCGAGTGCGGTGCCGGACGGCGCATCGCGTTTCGCCGCGTGGTGCATCTCGACGATGTGGGCGTCGAACGATTTCGCGCGGCCGGCGAGCCGCGCGGCCAGCTCGGCCACCTGCCAGAAGAGGTTGACGCCGATGGCAAAGTTAGGCGACCACAGCATCGCGCCGTTGCCGGCGAGCACGTCTTCCTCGACCCGGGGCCGCTCCGCATCCCAGCCCGTGGTGCCGGAGACCACCGGGCACCCGGCGCGCACACACGCGCGCACGTTGGCGGGCGCGGCGCCGCCGGTGGTGAACTCGATGGCGGCGTCGGCGTTGCCCAACGAGCGCGCGGTGATGCCGGCACCGTCGTGGTTCGCGCCCGCATCGATCACGGCGGTGACCGTCCAGCCGTGCGCCGCCGCCAGGTCCTCGATGGCGCGCCCCATCCGGCCGTGGCCGATGACCGCCAGCCGCGCGGTGCTCACGCGGCCTCCGGGCGGCGGTCGAAAAACTCGGCGTGGAGGGCGCGCATGGCGTCGCCTAACCGCTCGGCGTCGATGATGATGGTGAGGTTGATCTCGGTGGCGCTGAGCGAGATCATGTGCACGCGCATGCCGTGGAGAGCGGCCAGCGCGCGCGCCATGGTGGTGCTGTCGCCGCCCAGGCCGGCGCCGACGATCGCCACCACCGCGCGCTGGCGCTCGATCGACACGTCGCCTAACGCGCGCAGGTCGACGAGCAGCGCGTCCAGCCGCGCGGGATCATCCACGGTGACCGACACCGACACCTCCGACGTGGCCACGACATCCACCGACGTATGGTGGCGCTCGAACACCTCGAACAGGGTGCGCAGAAATCCGGGCGCAAGCAACATCCGCGAGGAGTTGACTCTGATCACCGTGACGTTGCCCTTGCCGGCGATCGCGCTCACGGCGCGGCGGGGCGCGTCGGCGGTGATGCGCGTGCCCCGCCCTTCCGGCCGTCGCGAATTGAAGATGAACACCGGGATGCCGCGTTGCACGGCCGGGGCGATCGTGCTCGGGTGCAGCACTTTCGCGCCGAACGTGGCGAGCTCCGCCGCTTCGTCGAACCGGATCTCCTGGATCAGGCGCGCACCCGGCACGATCCGCGGATCGGCGGTGAGCATGCCGTCGACATCGGTCCAGATCTCGATGGCGTCCGCGCCTAACGCCGCGCCGAGGAGCGCGGCGCTGAAATCGCCGCCGCCGCGGCCGATCGTGGTCGTGACGCCGGCCGGCGACCGGCCGATGAACCCGCCCACCACCGGCACGCGGCCGTGCGACAACATAGGTGCCAGTACCCGACGGGCGCTCTCGGTGATCGCGTCGAAATCGGGCACGGCGCGCGTATGCAATTCGTCGGTCACCATCACGTCGCGCGCGTCGACGAGCTCGACGGGCAGATCGTAGCGCCGGAACGCGGCGTGGACGAGCGCCGCCGACAGCAGCTCCCCGTAGGCGGCGATGGCGTCGAGGCTGCGCGGCGTGAGGTGGCCGAGCACCGACAGCGCCTCCGAAAGGCTGGCGAGCTCGTCGCACATCGCGCTCAGCTCGCCCCGCACATCGTCGGCGTCGCCGCCGTCGCCTAACAGCGCCTCCGCTTCGGCGAGGTGCCGCTCCCGCAAGCCCTCGATGCCGCGCAGCGCGACGATCAACTGCCCCTGCGCCGCCTGCTCGGCGGCGGCGAGCAGCTCGTTGGTCGCACGCGCGAGCGCGGACACGACGACCACCGGCTGGCGCGGCGCGCGGCTGCGCGTGATGGCCGCGGCGCGGGCGATCGCCGCCGCGTCGGCCACCGACGTGCCGCCGAACTTGACGACGATCACGCGCCGAGGAGTCCGCGCGCCACGAGCAACTCGGCGTTGAGCACCGACGCGCCGGCGGCGCCGCGGATCGTGTTGTGGCCTAACGCAACCAGCCGCAGATCGAGAATCGGGTCGCGGCGGACCCGGCCGATCGTGATCCGCATGCCGGCGCCGGCATCGGCGTCGCGCCGCGGCTGCGGACGGTCGACGTCGCGCGTCACCACGATCGGCGGCACCGGCGCCGACGGCAGGCCCAGCGAGACGACGGCGCCGCGCCATCCCTCGTAGACCGCAACCGCCGCGTCGGGATCAGCCGATCGTGCGAGCCCGACGGCGAGGCAGACCGTGTGTCCGTGCTCCACCGGCACGCGCGTCACCTGCGCACTGACCACCATCGGCGCCGGCACGACGCCGTCCCCGCCTAACGAACCCAGCAGCTTGAGCGTCTCCGTCTCGATCTTCTCTTCCTCACCCCCGCCGATGTACGGAATCACGTTGCCGAGGATGTCGAGCGACGGCACGCCGGGATACCCGGCGCCGGATACCGCCTGGAGCGTCGTCACGAACACCCTGGAGACGCCGAATGCCTGATGGAGCGGCGCCAGCGCCATCGCCGCGACCATCGTCGAACAATTCGAGTTCGTGATGATCGCGCCGGACCAACCGCGGCGAGCGCGCTGGCGGTCGATGAGCGCGAGGTGATCGGGATTCACCTCGGGGATGAGCAGCGGAACATCGGGCTCGAGGCGATAGGTGCGCGCGTTGCTCAGCACGAACCGTCCGGCGCGGGCAAACGCGGCTTCCACATCGGCCGCCGCCGCGGCGTCGAGCGCGGAGAAGACGAGGGGCGCGTCGACGCACGCGGGATCGCACGGCGCCATGGGGAGCGATGCGACGCGCGCCGGCATCTCGCCGCCTAACCAGTGGGCCGCCTCGGCGTACGGTTTACCGGCCGAGCGCTCGGACGCGGCAAGCGAGCGCACCTCGAACCAGGGATGGTTCTGCAGCAGCCGCACGAACGTCTGCCCGACGGCACCGGTCGCGCCTAACACGGCAACCGGAATGCGCCGGTCTCGGGGCAGCGCGCCCTGCGCGGCGCTCGTCACGCGAGGAGCGCGCGCACGATGCGCACATAGGCATCGACGGCCGCGCGCAACTCGCGCACGTCGATGAATTCGCGCGGCGTATGCGCGACGTGGATGGAGCCGGGCCCGAACAACAGCGGCGTGCCCCAGCGCGGCAACAACGGAATGTCGGTCGTGAACGCGACCGGCGCGGAGCGAAACCCGGGAAGGGTGTGAAAGCGCATCGCCGGAATGTGCGAGCCGTATTGGATCTCGGCACGGCCGTCCGCCCATCGTTCGATCATGCGCTTGATGGGCTCGACGTCTCCCACCAGGCGAAACATGAGCTCGCAGTCCGCGCGATCCGGAATGATGTTCGCCTCGGTGCCGCCGCGGAGCGTTCCGATGTTGACCGTCGTCTCGCCCAACACTGGATCGCGCGGCAGGTCGAGCGTACGCAACGTTGGAAGCAGATCGAGCATCGGCTCGATGGCCGACCGGCCGAGCTCCGGATACGCGGAGTGTGCGGGAATTCCAGAGGTCCTGAGATAAATGCGCAACGATCCCTTCGCCCCGGACGCGAGCGTGCTCTCGGTAGGCTCGCCATTGATCAGAAAGCGGCTCGTCGCGGGGAGCTGGTTGGCGGCGCGAGCCCCGTCGGAGCCCCGCTCTTCGCCGACTACGAACAGCAGATCGACCCGATGCTCATCATCGGCGGCGAGTTGATCGGCAGCCACAAGCATGGCGGCGGCGATGCCCTTCGCATCGCAGGCGCCGCGACCCTGGAGATGGTCTCCCTCGAGCGTCGGGCGGATGAAGGGCGGAACGGTGTCGAGGTGGGTCGAGAGGGTGACGCCACCGCCGGCGCGCGAGGCCCAAACGTTTCCGCGGCCCTTGGTCACCTCCTGAACGGTGACGTTCCATCCCCGCGCGACGAGCCATCGGGCGACGAAATCGACGGCGCGTCCCTCGTCGCCGGACGGCGACTCGATTGCCATGAGCTCGGCGGCGAGCGCGACGACGTCGGTCATGGCGCAACAAACTAGTCCGACGTGCAATGCTATGCTACGGCGCTCTCGTGCACGTGGCGTTACCCTGTGCACGCCATCGATTCACGCTCGGCGATGACGGAGTTCTGACAAGTGCACGAGGCGGCTGCGTTGACAGCCGGAGGAAAAGTTCGTATGGTTGCAAGAGCCGAAGAGATGCCGAAGCTAACCAGTAATCAACATTCAGGTTGCACTTGATCTCTATATATACAACACATTGGCACTACAGCACTTCCTAATGAATATCAACATACTTCACCTGGAAGATGGTTACGTCGCTTTACGATACCATTTCGTCGTCGTTAGTCCACGTCTGCTGCGGGGCCCGTAAGGCATTGCGTGAGGCACCGCCCTCGCATGCCGGCGTATCGCCGCACGCTCGTGTGAGTGCTGCACTGCCCTCGAGGGCGAGCGATTCTCCCTCTGACGGTGCCTCGTGTACGAGGCTCATGCGCATGTGGACGCCGGACGAGTGCGCGTCCAACGGGCGCGTCACGAATCTGTTGCGGTTGTATCTCGTCGAGCGGTTTGAGGCGCACGGCGAGTGCACACATGTCGTGTCGCTCGACGCGAGCGGGTGGCGATGTACGCGATCCGACCAGTGCGGCGCGGTACAATTCGCGAGAGCGGAGCACGAGCGGATGGAGACTCTGCACGGAGAATCACCATGATCGTGACGAAACGGATCTACGAGCCGGTGGGCGAGCGTGACGGTTATCGGGTGCTGATCGATCGCCTATGGCCGCGCGGTGTGAGTAAGACCGCGGCACATCTGGACGAGTGGGCGAAGGCTATCGCGCCGTCGAACGAGCTTCGGCACTGGTACGACCACGATCCTGCGAAGTGGGAGGAATTTCAGCGTCGCTATCGGCAGGAGCTCGACAACGCAGAGGCGCAGGCTGTGCTCGATGCGCTGGCGAAGCGGGCGCGGCGAGGTCGCGTCACGCTGCTCTACGGTGCGAAAAGCGGCGAGATCAGCAACGCGGAGGCGCTCGCCCACATCCTCGAGCATGTCGGCAGCCACACCAACGCGGCGGTCCAGCGTTAGGCTGCGCCGCCACACATCCCTCCATCCCGCGGCGAGCACACCAAGCGCCAAGCGTATTGCGATTCCTGGTTGTTGTAGCACGGCATGTGCCATCGGAGCGGACAACCGTCGAAATCAGTGGGTCGGCCTCCAAGTCTCAACCACGGCGTCGGCGACTCGCGACGTTCGGTAACGTGCCTGACTGAGATCAGCAGCGAGGCGCGAACTTTACTGATGACGGTCAGGTCAGGTTCCGGCTGCTGAAGCTCCATGACGACTCGCGCCACCGGCTCGCTCGCTCGGCTCATACTCGATGCCGCGCATCCGCTCACGGGCGCGGAAGTCGACTTCGAGCCAATCCTGTCCCTCGTCGGCGGCGCTCGCGTGGTCCTCATTGGCGAAGCGTCGCACGGGACGCACAAGTTCTACCGCACTCGCGCCGAGATCACGAAGCGCCTCATTCGCGACCGTGGCTTTGCCGCCGTCGCGGCCGAGGCCGACTGGCCCGACGCCTATCGCGTGAATCGCTACGTGCGCGGCACCGGCGGCGATGTCGACGCGACCGAGGCCCTGAGGGGCTTCGAGCGTTTCCCGCAGTGGATGTGGCGGAACGCCGATGTGCTCGACTTCATCGGCTGGCTTCGCGGTTCAACGACGAGCAACCGGATGAGGCGAGACGCGTCGGCTTTTACGGACTCGACCTGTACAGTCTGCATGCATCGATGGCCGCGGTGCTGGACTACCTGCGCGTCGTCGATCCCGAGGCGGCCCGGCGCGCGCGGTACCGCTACGCGTGCTTCGACCAGTTCGGCGAGGACCCGCAAGCCTACGGCTACGCGGCGACCTACGGCCTAACGCAATCGTGCGAGAACGCGGTGGTGGCCCAGCTCGTCGACCTCCGCCGCTCGGCGGCCGACTACGCGCGCCACGACGGAGGTGTGTCGCCGGATAGTCTCTTTTTCACGGAGCAGAACGCCCGTGTAGTGCGGAACGCCGAGCGGTATTATCGCGCGATGTTCGGCAGCCGGGTCTCATCGTGGAATCTGCGCGACCAACACATGAGTGACACGCTGAACGAGCTGGCGTCGTTCCTGGGCCGGTCGGGCGGTCGGTCGAAGGTGGTGGTTTGGGCGCACAACTCACATGTCGGCGATGCGCGCGCGACGGAGCTCGGTTCGGGCGGCGAGCTCAACGTGGGCCAGTTAGTCGGCCAACACTTTGGGGCCGAGGCCGTCGTTCTCGGATTCACGACACACCATGCCCGAGACCTTCCCGACGTCGCTCTGAGCCGCCGCGAACGGGTCGCGATACGCTCGACACGCCTCGTGTCGCGTGAAGGAAATCACGGGGAATTTGCGCAACGTGGGGAGAGCGCGGTGCCGCGGCGTGCCGCTCCCGGGGCAATGGGGCCTCGAGACCGGCTGTCGCGCTGCACACGCGACCCGAGGAGACCTTCCATGCACCGCACAAC
This DNA window, taken from Gemmatimonadaceae bacterium, encodes the following:
- the lysC gene encoding lysine-sensitive aspartokinase 3; translation: MIVVKFGGTSVADAAAIARAAAITRSRAPRQPVVVVSALARATNELLAAAEQAAQGQLIVALRGIEGLRERHLAEAEALLGDGGDADDVRGELSAMCDELASLSEALSVLGHLTPRSLDAIAAYGELLSAALVHAAFRRYDLPVELVDARDVMVTDELHTRAVPDFDAITESARRVLAPMLSHGRVPVVGGFIGRSPAGVTTTIGRGGGDFSAALLGAALGADAIEIWTDVDGMLTADPRIVPGARLIQEIRFDEAAELATFGAKVLHPSTIAPAVQRGIPVFIFNSRRPEGRGTRITADAPRRAVSAIAGKGNVTVIRVNSSRMLLAPGFLRTLFEVFERHHTSVDVVATSEVSVSVTVDDPARLDALLVDLRALGDVSIERQRAVVAIVGAGLGGDSTTMARALAALHGMRVHMISLSATEINLTIIIDAERLGDAMRALHAEFFDRRPEAA
- a CDS encoding GxxExxY protein; the protein is MKHIGLISETLTGSAIGAFYAVYDELGSGFLEHIYVAALQCELCRRGHDVARETSVPVFFRGERIGLQRLDMVVDQQVVVEVKAAESALDYGSKQLFSYLRATRFEVGLLFSFGAKPIFKRVVCRNALKADKAGHDRTGGYG
- the cmk gene encoding (d)CMP kinase translates to MSHPTPPYVPRIRDPHTPIIVAIDGPAAAGKSSTARWVSERLGFYHIDSGALYRAATAAVLRASPDGYQWDESDVLRAARRVSARDEGRAFVLLVDGVELEQDMRGGAVTQHVSRVAQMRGVRDWVNGQVRTLANGRSVVVDGRDIGTVVFPEAHLKIFLIADPWERARRRLIQRLGRSPADQEIAEETERLVQRDARDSTQTVQSKDAVLIDTTYLTQEEQVERIVALVKVLR
- a CDS encoding dihydrodipicolinate reductase C-terminal domain-containing protein — translated: MSTARLAVIGHGRMGRAIEDLAAAHGWTVTAVIDAGANHDGAGITARSLGNADAAIEFTTGGAAPANVRACVRAGCPVVSGTTGWDAERPRVEEDVLAGNGAMLWSPNFAIGVNLFWQVAELAARLAGRAKSFDAHIVEMHHAAKRDAPSGTALALQRLASTAFGSDIPVSSVRVGAVPGTHELLLDAAFEQIRVVHEARDRRVFAQGALLAARWLVGRRGVYTMRDFLLSEGPSA
- a CDS encoding prephenate dehydrogenase/arogenate dehydrogenase family protein, encoding MTSATRARRPVAIVGLGCIGGSLARALTAQGVDVRGWSTSTSDRELAAEAGIRVAGGASPLAELCEGTTSVVLAVPFGRIAEVASAVLEVALPPTRIFHVGGLQRREALGTDEATWHGVVGTHPLSGSHDHGFAASRANMFVGATVCIEDRLDLRGRRAAEWLWRTAGAHRIDYRPAPDHDRLMAWVSHLPQLTATALAHTMAAADVAPASTGSGARDTTRLAATPLGAWPLLLRGAPDELRAALTQLEAAIATLRRTLDAGDEKELAAIWERAMNWRREAAGGNGGERRA
- the asd gene encoding aspartate-semialdehyde dehydrogenase; its protein translation is MTSAAQGALPRDRRIPVAVLGATGAVGQTFVRLLQNHPWFEVRSLAASERSAGKPYAEAAHWLGGEMPARVASLPMAPCDPACVDAPLVFSALDAAAAADVEAAFARAGRFVLSNARTYRLEPDVPLLIPEVNPDHLALIDRQRARRGWSGAIITNSNCSTMVAAMALAPLHQAFGVSRVFVTTLQAVSGAGYPGVPSLDILGNVIPYIGGGEEEKIETETLKLLGSLGGDGVVPAPMVVSAQVTRVPVEHGHTVCLAVGLARSADPDAAVAVYEGWRGAVVSLGLPSAPVPPIVVTRDVDRPQPRRDADAGAGMRITIGRVRRDPILDLRLVALGHNTIRGAAGASVLNAELLVARGLLGA
- a CDS encoding 2,3,4,5-tetrahydropyridine-2,6-dicarboxylate N-succinyltransferase yields the protein MSYAMPFPDLAVVRQRIGEFAETPAADMPVDDVERTVTALLGALERGEVRAAERGEDGVWRAVAWVKQGILLGFRVGHVVDMSLGGKSSFRFFDKHLYPAQAIQQSQGVRIVPGGSTVRRGAFLAKGVVCMPPMYVNVGAWVGTNTMIDSHALVGSCAQIGARVHLSAAAQIGGVLEPVNAAPVVIEDDVFVGGNTGVYEGTVVREGAVLAAGVVLTRGVPVFDAVRKTTYRSNGDAPLEIPAGAVVVPGTRPMAGEWAKALGLSVQAPVIVKYRDAGTDASTALEQLLR
- the dapA gene encoding 4-hydroxy-tetrahydrodipicolinate synthase; the protein is MTPATRFFGCGTALATPFAADGAIDEGALRAIVDWQIDEGVHFLVPCGSTGEAATMSVAEHRRVVEIVVDQARGRVPVVAGAGSNDTHKAIALSAEMRKAGATHLLHVSPMYNKPPQRGIIAHFRAIADSTDLPLIVYNVPGRTGSNIDARTTLALAEIPSIIAVKEASGNLGQIMDIIRDRPERFSVLSGDDSLTLAVMAAGGDGIISVVSNATPKPMARLVECCRSGDFAAARALHEQLTPWMRAAFIESNPIPVKAALAMLGRARNVLRLPLVPLREELAPDVRAALVTAGALA
- the aroA gene encoding 3-phosphoshikimate 1-carboxyvinyltransferase, yielding MKVGGVIRVPGDKSLSHRALIFAALGEGASRIRDILPSADVHSTASVLGALGVPIPPLSADVTIVGRGPRRLTAPVADLECGNSGTTTRLVAGVAAALPFTSRFVGDASLSRRPMRRIAQPLREMGATVDVAPADGLPMTVRGGNLRSIEWRSETASAQVKSAILLAGVAAGVAVTVHEPARSRDHTERMLAALGATVDVRGTSVRLAPAGRLAPLHMRIPADPSSAAFLTALAVLASEGEIKLPDVCLNPTRTGFYGALSRMDANVTLDPGEAQGGEPVGTIVARPSELAAIELGRDDVPAMIDELPLVACLASRARGVTTIRGAEELRVKESDRIATVVANLRALGVNADELPDGMCIEGSDRALRGRVVTHGDHRIAMAFGVLRALPNSAIDIDDTACVAVSYPQFWDDIARAIVS